In the genome of Neodiprion fabricii isolate iyNeoFabr1 chromosome 4, iyNeoFabr1.1, whole genome shotgun sequence, the window TCTTCTGTACGGTCACCTCACGAGCGATTCCAAACCGTTTCATTAACTCGcgttcgataaaattttctaatctcttctgaattcaaattttctttccagaatcgtcatttttttttttttttttaccaaatagTATCAGTAGAGATGAGTAGGTATCAGCGCGATAAATTTCCTCGTTGACTCATCGAACCACTGGGGGTCTGCTTGtcatttggtgaaaaaaaaaaaatatgtatatacacatgtgttagaaaaaaaaaaaaaaaaaaaaaaacaatgaataaaGCTTAATTTGGAGAATCTTACTGTTTGAGAAAGTAAGCAGATATTTGATTTGCGTCTAGTTCGGTATATTTCTTATATATTACTGCAATGATAATTATAGTGATGATAACAGTAAGAAAGGAAGAATTCTTTGCAGTTTTTGCTCTTCTTTCAACTTATTTCAAAATGATCACTAATTCACTGATCATGTTTCCAGTGTCAGACGATGTCAGACCCTGCGGCAGATCATATCAATACACCTGAGGAAGAGTTGGAAGTTGAAGCAAATTACAAACCTCCACCggaaaaaacaattgaacaGATTCTAGAGGCGGATAAGGAAGATGAAAGTTTGCGCAAGTACAAGGAAACTCTGCTGGGAGAGGCCAAAGCGGGTGCTATTGTCGTCGGTGAGTAAAGTACAAAATTaagcaaaatgaaaatcacCACCTTTTCGTCTACTGATTCCCAATTTTGGTGGTGAACATTTGAAGATTTAACTTGTGATTTTCTTTCCAGAGCCTGACGATCCAAGGAAGGTGATAGTGAAAAAACTTGCGCTTTGTGTTACGGATCGGCCCGATATGGAGCTGGATTTGACCGGAGACTTGACGCAGCTCAAAAAGCAGTCCTTTGTAATTAAGGAGGGCGTGAGCTATAAGATTCGAATTGATTTCATTGTTCAGAGAGAGATCGTTCACGGATTGAAATACGTGCAGAAAACGTATCGTCTCGGTGTGCCCGGTTAGTGTTTACTTATTCATTCATCTCAATGAACTTATTAACTCTGTAGTCTTAAATGCAAACCTGCTTTCTTGGCCAGTGtcataatattaatatttcatgCTTTGCTCCGCTTTCCGAAATCGCTGGATTTCACAGGAGTCACAGGTAAAAACCAGAAATAAgaaattctctacaaattgGATGTTACAGGTTATCAACTCACTCTAAAAAATATACCTAATGTTAGGGAATTTATATGTTAGCAGAAGAGTGGTTGTGCATCAAAAattgttgttgaaaataagaagCATACAGGGCATTTCACAAAGTATCAGTCATTGTTTGCGTATTTCTGATCCACAATTTAACTATaagtaaaaatgtttttcatagAATTTTACGACAACACAGTGACCATATTGTTTCGCTGCATATTTGTTTATATAGAAATGTAGGAAAAAACTGGATTTCTGCCTTGCGATAGGACTCCGAACATCTGGGAAGTTAATATCGCAGTTTGAGTTGGCACCTTATACTATCGAATTCCTGCTGTAAATACAAACAAATCTGTATCGTGTTTCACTCATTCGTCACTTTCTTTCACGTAAAAACTCCCCGTTTACAAGTGTGCCTTCTTTACTCTGTTTACCCTACAAATAATGCATACCATGAGGATTTGGTGAAGCGAACCTGAATGTTGACCTGGCGCACAAGTTTCTTCTCTTTATATCAATGCTCCACAAACAGGATCACATGTGTAGTGCGCATTGTGCAGCTAATTGAGTTTGCGTCAAGGTTTATTGACACATTAACCTTTGAAGGACGGAGATTCGGGATTCTTGGTCTTTTTCAGAAAATGCATAGAAAAAAGTATCTAATAAGTTGAAACTATCATGGGTAAGGTGTTGGTCATGCGTCGCCCCCATATCCGGGTGTTACCGTCCTCTAAAGGTTAATTATCTTGCACAACACATACATTGTAACGACGCATGAGAAGCAGCAAGAAGTGTGTAAGAAAATACAGTAAGATGGTGCCAGGTAAGGGAGTACATAGAGTAAATCGGAGACGAGCGACATTGGCGAGTCTGATGTGGGAGTAAGATAATTGATCCGTAGCATGAGTTGCAAGGGTCTGCTTTATAGAACTCTTATGGTTGTAGATTAAACTGGCTTTcatcaggtttttttttttttttcatgcaaaaaTCGGCAAACCTTTGGTCGAACGATAGATATAGTATTGATTAAACAAATCTAATCCTTTAATTGAATTTCCTTATTTTAGTTGACAGAATGACGCATATGGTGGGATCTTATCCTCCCAAATCAGAAATCCAGTCTTACACGACCCCGTCAGAAGATGCACCAGCCGGTGTGATGGCCAGAGGTTCCTATACAGTGAATTCCTTGTTCACGGACGACGATAAACACGAACACTTGAAGTGGGAGTGGTCTTTTGACATCAAGAAGGACTGGAaggagtaaaattttcaaatcgcttACAGTTTGTTCCAATCCATAATTGAGAGGAGCCATCTCGGGGTGTACGACCCTGAATTATTCTGAAATTATGGTACGCAATTAATTATAGGAATTACTGTTACATAACAtataagaaataattttaaagaatttcgCCAAAACAAAACTTTAACCGCGCATCCACTGTTTGCTACTGGGGTATGTCAACGATGCCAtcattatacacacacacacacacacaccaaTTGTTATATAACAGCGGTTATTATTTAGTATTTGCACCGTTACAATACATCGTGGAAGATCAATCGTGTCTCATGTCTTGctagaataaattaaaattcctTTTCCGAATCGCACTTCGTACGAAGTTTCCGTTTAGAGGCTGAAAATAAGAAAGTGGAAagtaaaaggaaaagaaaaatatacgattgctaagataatctaaatatttgaaactaaACTGACAGTTGAATAATTGTGCAGAtacgaaataattattgcagACTAAAAATCTTAGTGCCTCTTGGTgctgatgaaaattatttttctgccTCAAGTGGACAGGTAAATATAGGATTTATATATTAGAATaggtaaaataagaaaagaatgaTATTAGAAAGCAAAAggtttgatgaatttttcaatttcgtacgttaattt includes:
- the LOC124181053 gene encoding rho GDP-dissociation inhibitor 1 isoform X1 — protein: MSDPAADHINTPEEELEVEANYKPPPEKTIEQILEADKEDESLRKYKETLLGEAKAGAIVVEPDDPRKVIVKKLALCVTDRPDMELDLTGDLTQLKKQSFVIKEGVSYKIRIDFIVQREIVHGLKYVQKTYRLGVPGVTVDRMTHMVGSYPPKSEIQSYTTPSEDAPAGVMARGSYTVNSLFTDDDKHEHLKWEWSFDIKKDWKE
- the LOC124181053 gene encoding rho GDP-dissociation inhibitor 1 isoform X2 → MSDPAADHINTPEEELEVEANYKPPPEKTIEQILEADKEDESLRKYKETLLGEAKAGAIVVEPDDPRKVIVKKLALCVTDRPDMELDLTGDLTQLKKQSFVIKEGVSYKIRIDFIVQREIVHGLKYVQKTYRLGVPVDRMTHMVGSYPPKSEIQSYTTPSEDAPAGVMARGSYTVNSLFTDDDKHEHLKWEWSFDIKKDWKE